One window of Zonotrichia leucophrys gambelii isolate GWCS_2022_RI unplaced genomic scaffold, RI_Zleu_2.0 Scaffold_302_63830, whole genome shotgun sequence genomic DNA carries:
- the LOC135441462 gene encoding myosin-binding protein C, fast-type-like yields METQYPSLRAVPMEWFTVYEHNRPLRCTASELVMGNEYLFKVFSENLCGLSEKPGLSCNTAVIPKAELRLKPPQYQEHDFRSAPQFLTPLVDRSAVAGYSTALNCAVRGHPKPKVVWLKNQMAIGDDPKFLARHSQGVLTLLIRKPGPFDGGTYTCRAVNELGEALTECRLEIRVPQ; encoded by the exons ATGGAAACTCAGTATCCCTCCCTCCGCGCCGTTCCCATG GAGTGGTTCACGGTGTACGAGCACAACCGGCCCCTGCGCTGCACGGCCTCGGAGCTGGTGATGGGCAACGAGTACCTGTTCAAGGTGTTCAGCGAGAACCTGTGCGGGCTGAGCGAGAAACCGGGGCTGTCCTGCAACACGGCCGTCATCCCCAAAGCGG AGCTGCGGCTGAAGCCCCCCCAGTACCAGGAGCACGATTTCCGCTCGGCGCCGCAGTTCCTGACGCCGCTGGTGGATCGCAGCGCCGTGGCCGGATACTCCACCGCCCTCAACTGCGCCGTCAGGGGGCACCCCAAG cccaaggtGGTGTGGCTCAAGAACCAGATGGCCATCGGGGATGACCCCAAGTTCCTGGCGCGGCACAGCCAGGGGGTGCTGACGCTGCTGATCCGCAAGCCGGGGCCCTTCGACGGCGGCACCtacacctgcagggctgtcaaCGAGCTGGGCGAGGCCCTGACCGAGTGCCGCCTCGAAATTCGGG TGCCCCAGTGA